Proteins from a single region of Labedella gwakjiensis:
- a CDS encoding LacI family DNA-binding transcriptional regulator, with amino-acid sequence MPPRPTIHDVAAAAGVSVATVSKAVNGRYGIAAATAQRVLDAVQELGYESSLVASSMRSHRTGVIGVLVADFEPFSAEILKGVGAALHDSRYDLLAYSGTRQRDSEGWERRSLSRLSGTLIDGAIMVTPTVVGASTEIPVVAIDPHTGRADLPTVESDSFTGAMQATRHLIELGHRRIGFLAGRPDLRSSIARDAGYRRALVEAGIPVDPALIRVGMYLQDASREPAEALLSLPDRPTAVFAANDLMAIATIEVASRRGLAVPHDLSVVGFDDVPEASRLNPALTTIRQPMQNLGGTAVQMLIALMAGEQPDHLHVRLPTRLVRRATTAPPA; translated from the coding sequence ATGCCACCTCGCCCCACGATCCACGACGTCGCAGCGGCCGCCGGCGTCTCCGTCGCCACGGTGTCGAAGGCGGTCAACGGCCGCTACGGGATCGCCGCGGCCACCGCGCAGAGGGTCCTCGACGCCGTGCAGGAGCTCGGATACGAGTCGAGTCTCGTGGCGAGCTCGATGCGATCGCACCGGACGGGCGTCATCGGGGTGCTCGTGGCCGACTTCGAGCCGTTCAGCGCCGAGATCCTCAAGGGCGTCGGCGCCGCGCTGCACGATTCGCGCTACGACCTGCTCGCCTACAGCGGCACCCGCCAGCGCGACAGCGAGGGCTGGGAGCGGCGCTCCCTCAGCCGATTGAGCGGCACCCTCATCGACGGCGCGATCATGGTGACGCCCACCGTCGTGGGGGCGTCGACCGAGATCCCCGTCGTGGCGATCGACCCGCACACCGGCCGCGCCGACCTTCCCACCGTGGAGTCGGACAGCTTCACAGGAGCGATGCAGGCGACCCGGCATCTCATCGAACTCGGGCACCGTCGCATCGGATTCCTCGCCGGACGCCCGGACCTGCGGTCGTCGATCGCGCGCGACGCCGGCTACCGGCGCGCGCTCGTGGAGGCGGGCATCCCCGTGGATCCGGCGCTCATCCGCGTGGGCATGTACCTGCAGGACGCCTCTCGCGAACCGGCCGAGGCTCTCCTGTCGCTCCCCGACCGACCGACCGCCGTGTTCGCCGCGAACGACCTCATGGCCATCGCGACCATCGAGGTGGCGTCTCGGCGTGGACTCGCGGTTCCGCACGACCTGTCCGTCGTGGGGTTCGACGACGTCCCGGAGGCGTCGCGACTGAACCCGGCGCTCACCACGATCCGCCAGCCCATGCAGAACCTCGGCGGCACCGCCGTGCAGATGCTCATCGCCCTCATGGCCGGAGAGCAGCCCGACCACCTGCACGTCCGCCTCCCCACCCGTCTGGTCCGTCGTGCGACGACGGCTCCACCCGCCTGA
- a CDS encoding PadR family transcriptional regulator, with the protein MRPHTHDHNDSHDNEHDDRRAFGFRPGHPRRGPGGPQGGFGFGPGFGGFGPGFGPGRPGRGRGRARRGDVRLAILSLLSDGPSNGYGLIKSIADRSEGTWRPSPGSVYPTLQQLVDEDLIVADESGSKSVYALSEAGTAYVAENAEAIEAAWAATTDKTEGEDAFQTSLMKLMGVVKPLMHDATDAQRTAAAEKLDETRRALYAILAD; encoded by the coding sequence ATGCGCCCCCACACCCACGACCACAACGACAGCCATGACAACGAACACGACGACCGTCGCGCCTTCGGCTTCCGTCCCGGCCACCCCCGCAGGGGACCCGGCGGACCCCAGGGCGGCTTCGGCTTCGGTCCCGGATTCGGCGGCTTCGGCCCCGGATTCGGTCCCGGCCGCCCGGGCCGCGGACGCGGACGGGCCCGCCGCGGCGACGTCCGGCTCGCGATCCTGTCCCTCCTCTCCGACGGTCCCTCGAACGGCTACGGCCTGATCAAGAGCATCGCCGACCGCAGCGAGGGCACCTGGCGTCCGAGCCCCGGCTCCGTCTACCCCACGCTGCAGCAGCTCGTCGACGAGGACCTCATCGTCGCCGACGAGTCGGGCTCGAAGAGCGTCTACGCGCTCAGCGAGGCCGGCACCGCCTACGTCGCCGAGAACGCTGAGGCGATCGAAGCGGCCTGGGCCGCCACCACCGACAAGACGGAGGGTGAGGACGCGTTCCAGACCAGCCTCATGAAGCTCATGGGCGTCGTGAAGCCGCTCATGCACGACGCGACCGACGCCCAGCGCACGGCCGCGGCGGAGAAGCTCGACGAGACCCGTCGTGCCCTCTACGCGATCCTCGCCGACTGA
- the pdxY gene encoding pyridoxal kinase PdxY, with protein sequence MKILSIQSAVAYGHVGNSAAVFPLQRIGVEVLPVYTVNFSNHTGYGAWRGPLISPEQVADVITGIEDRGVFPQIDAVLSGYQGGVGIGDVIVDAVRRVKEANPSAIYACDPVMGNAKSGCFVAPEIPILLRERVVPAADLITPNQFELGFLTGTEPADLESTLESVDLARAMGPSIVLVTSVERPDRDPETIEMLAVDDDGAWLVATPQLPIKANGSGDVTAALFTAHYRETGSAQTALERTASSIFDLIDLTYRSGERELQLVEAQEFYANPRMQFTAARVR encoded by the coding sequence ATGAAGATCCTGTCGATCCAGTCGGCCGTCGCCTACGGGCACGTCGGCAACTCGGCCGCCGTGTTCCCCCTCCAGCGCATCGGCGTGGAGGTGCTGCCGGTCTACACCGTCAACTTCTCGAACCACACCGGATACGGCGCGTGGCGCGGGCCGCTCATCTCGCCGGAGCAGGTCGCCGACGTGATCACGGGCATCGAGGACCGGGGCGTGTTCCCGCAGATCGACGCCGTGCTGTCCGGGTACCAGGGTGGCGTCGGCATCGGCGACGTGATCGTGGATGCGGTCCGCCGGGTGAAGGAGGCGAACCCCTCGGCGATCTATGCCTGCGACCCCGTCATGGGCAACGCGAAGTCCGGCTGCTTCGTCGCTCCTGAGATCCCGATCCTCCTGCGCGAGCGCGTGGTACCGGCCGCCGACCTCATCACGCCGAACCAGTTCGAGCTCGGGTTCCTCACCGGCACGGAGCCGGCGGACCTCGAATCGACGCTCGAATCCGTGGATCTCGCCCGCGCGATGGGTCCGTCGATCGTGCTCGTGACGAGCGTCGAGCGTCCGGACCGCGATCCGGAGACGATCGAGATGCTCGCGGTGGACGACGACGGCGCCTGGCTCGTGGCGACGCCGCAGCTGCCGATCAAGGCGAACGGCTCGGGCGATGTGACGGCTGCGCTCTTCACGGCCCACTACCGCGAGACGGGCTCGGCGCAGACCGCTCTCGAGCGCACGGCGTCGAGCATCTTCGACCTCATCGACCTGACGTACCGCTCGGGTGAGCGCGAGCTGCAGCTCGTGGAGGCGCAGGAGTTCTACGCGAACCCGCGCATGCAGTTCACGGCGGCCCGCGTCCGCTGA
- a CDS encoding cupin domain-containing protein, protein MTDPTPSDLHDARVEKVDLAAVLDGLDEFWSQRVVGEANGTLLKVAKGTGSTLWHSHDDQDETFLVMSGRLVVQLRDRDVTLDPGEMFIVPRGVEHCPIAPDEARFLILGTSITSNAAGGKPAWSARPASA, encoded by the coding sequence GTGACCGACCCGACCCCCTCCGATCTGCACGACGCCCGGGTCGAGAAGGTCGATCTCGCGGCCGTGCTCGACGGCCTCGACGAATTCTGGTCGCAGCGCGTCGTGGGGGAGGCGAACGGCACGCTCCTCAAGGTCGCGAAGGGCACCGGCTCGACGCTGTGGCACAGCCACGACGACCAGGACGAGACGTTCCTCGTGATGTCGGGGCGCCTCGTCGTCCAGCTGCGGGACCGCGACGTGACCCTCGACCCGGGCGAGATGTTCATCGTGCCGCGCGGTGTGGAGCACTGCCCGATCGCGCCGGACGAGGCGCGCTTCCTCATCCTGGGAACGTCGATCACGTCCAACGCCGCCGGCGGTAAGCCGGCCTGGAGCGCGCGGCCCGCCTCCGCGTGA
- a CDS encoding acetylxylan esterase, which yields MNDPIGGEPQDDGLGDGGYGYDLAALLAVPPVPPPRGFEERWRTWFDEARAVDPDPLSAPIGRIGGREVSVVDHVVADGLRLRGWFAGTVGGVEAAVGIVHGHGYGGRAAPGFERVPDDAVAFFPLARGLGSLNAGVGAPTPEGGHVLFGIESVDAYALGRCAVDLWHAASALHAIAGSHLPLYSIGESFGGGIGALALPWDDRVVGATLIVPSFGQYDIRLALPCEGSGERVRHHVAEHPGARDVLRFFDASTAAAFARVPVRVECALRDRSVPPPGQFAVANAVALAEERGDGAELELDVQPAGHAEYPGIDEVHRAAFAATRSHVRRSVDRAS from the coding sequence ATGAACGACCCCATCGGTGGTGAGCCCCAGGACGACGGACTCGGCGACGGCGGTTACGGATACGACCTCGCGGCGCTTCTCGCCGTGCCGCCTGTGCCGCCGCCCAGGGGATTCGAGGAGCGGTGGCGGACCTGGTTCGACGAGGCGCGCGCGGTCGACCCGGACCCGCTATCGGCGCCGATCGGCCGGATCGGCGGGCGGGAGGTCTCGGTCGTCGACCACGTCGTGGCGGATGGACTGCGGCTGCGGGGGTGGTTCGCCGGCACCGTCGGCGGGGTCGAGGCGGCCGTCGGGATCGTGCACGGCCACGGCTACGGGGGACGCGCGGCACCCGGCTTCGAGCGCGTTCCCGACGACGCCGTCGCGTTCTTCCCCCTGGCTCGCGGTCTCGGGTCGCTCAACGCCGGAGTCGGCGCCCCGACGCCCGAGGGCGGCCACGTCCTCTTCGGCATCGAGTCGGTCGACGCCTACGCGCTTGGCCGGTGCGCCGTCGACCTGTGGCACGCCGCGTCGGCGCTCCACGCGATCGCGGGCTCGCACCTCCCGCTCTACTCGATCGGAGAGAGCTTCGGCGGCGGGATCGGAGCGCTCGCACTCCCGTGGGACGACCGCGTCGTCGGCGCCACGTTGATCGTGCCGAGCTTCGGCCAGTACGACATCCGCTTGGCCCTGCCGTGCGAGGGCAGCGGCGAACGCGTTCGACACCACGTGGCGGAGCACCCCGGGGCGCGCGACGTGCTGCGGTTCTTCGACGCCTCGACCGCGGCCGCGTTCGCGCGCGTGCCCGTGCGCGTGGAGTGCGCCCTCCGCGACCGATCCGTCCCGCCTCCCGGGCAGTTCGCTGTCGCGAACGCTGTTGCGCTCGCCGAGGAGCGGGGGGACGGGGCCGAGCTGGAGCTCGACGTGCAGCCCGCCGGACACGCCGAATACCCGGGGATCGACGAGGTGCACCGTGCCGCTTTCGCTGCGACCCGTTCCCACGTCCGCCGCAGCGTCGACCGCGCGTCCTGA
- a CDS encoding ammonium transporter: protein MDQGNTAFILIAAALVLLMTPGLAFFYGGLVKAKSVISMMMMSFGAMGLIAVLWVLYGYAIAFPGAEGTLFPWSIDGGAIGLTNVLETPEGASFPPLAFVAFQATFAIITVALVSGAIADRAKFGAWMVFAGVWATLVYFPVASWVFNFGLADDGSFAYGGWITHGLQDIFGVGVIDFAGGTAVHINAGAAALALALVLGRRVGFQKGVHVPHNPPFVLLGAGLLWFGWFGFNAGSELAADNTAALAFVNTIAAPAAALLAWLIVEKIKDGKPTSIGAASGAVAGLVAITPACGSLDPIWAVVLGLLAGAVCALAIDLKFKLGFDDSLDVVGIHLVGGLIGTLYLGFFARGTGLFMGGDASQLLVQAIAAFAVLIYSFVLAFAIGWVIQKTMGFRVKNEDEVAGIDTVVHGEEGYVLSDGR, encoded by the coding sequence ATGGATCAAGGAAATACTGCGTTCATTCTGATCGCTGCCGCCCTCGTGCTGCTCATGACACCGGGCCTGGCGTTCTTCTACGGCGGACTGGTCAAGGCCAAGAGCGTCATCAGCATGATGATGATGAGCTTCGGCGCCATGGGCCTCATCGCCGTGCTCTGGGTGCTGTACGGGTACGCGATCGCGTTCCCCGGCGCCGAGGGCACTCTCTTCCCGTGGTCGATCGACGGTGGAGCCATCGGCCTCACCAACGTGCTCGAGACGCCTGAGGGTGCATCGTTCCCGCCGCTCGCCTTCGTGGCCTTCCAGGCGACGTTCGCGATCATCACCGTCGCCCTCGTGTCCGGTGCCATCGCCGACCGCGCGAAGTTCGGTGCGTGGATGGTCTTCGCCGGTGTCTGGGCGACGCTCGTCTACTTCCCCGTCGCGAGCTGGGTCTTCAACTTCGGCCTCGCCGACGACGGATCCTTCGCCTACGGCGGCTGGATCACGCACGGTCTGCAGGACATCTTCGGCGTCGGCGTCATCGACTTCGCCGGTGGAACCGCCGTGCACATCAACGCCGGTGCCGCTGCCCTCGCCCTCGCGCTCGTCCTCGGCCGTCGCGTCGGATTCCAGAAGGGCGTGCACGTCCCCCACAACCCGCCGTTCGTGCTCCTCGGCGCCGGCCTCCTGTGGTTCGGCTGGTTCGGCTTCAACGCGGGCTCCGAGCTCGCGGCGGACAACACCGCGGCGCTCGCGTTCGTCAACACGATCGCCGCTCCCGCCGCTGCGCTCCTCGCCTGGCTGATCGTCGAGAAGATCAAGGACGGCAAGCCGACCTCGATCGGTGCCGCGTCTGGTGCCGTCGCCGGTCTCGTCGCGATCACCCCGGCCTGTGGCTCGCTCGACCCGATCTGGGCCGTCGTCCTCGGCCTCCTCGCCGGTGCGGTCTGCGCCCTCGCGATCGACCTGAAGTTCAAGCTCGGCTTCGACGACTCGCTCGACGTGGTGGGCATCCACCTCGTCGGTGGCCTCATCGGAACGCTGTACCTCGGCTTCTTCGCCCGCGGCACCGGCCTCTTCATGGGCGGCGACGCGTCGCAGCTCCTCGTGCAGGCCATCGCGGCCTTCGCGGTCCTCATCTACTCGTTCGTCCTCGCGTTCGCCATCGGCTGGGTCATCCAGAAGACCATGGGCTTCCGCGTGAAGAACGAGGACGAGGTCGCCGGTATCGACACCGTCGTGCACGGCGAAGAGGGCTACGTCCTGAGCGACGGACGCTAG
- a CDS encoding ABC transporter substrate-binding protein → MSRTSRTVAAVAALALVASVSACSSSGTTTSARTDTIVYGKSDGGTTYVRNYNVLGPATEKAPNAELIYEPLARVDYSDGALVKPWLAESLDFDDAGTTLTISLRDDVTFSDGDAFDADDAAYSLSLPLEKPELNLAGVTYTSVEKVDDLTVAVGFDSPSFAALNQFASSSLPMVPEHIWAEQDLTTWTNPDPIGTGPFTLDAFAAQQVTLKARDDYWGGEMPMTYFKILATNGETVKAQLLRGDVDWAPAGWPGAEEEFVAKNPETNLYQLYATGGAYSMMYNTAQAPFDDADLRKALALSIPRSDITATLNRPGTEAGPTGLVDQIYEDWIDPEYRGVVQDVDEDAAKAALDASGYEVVDGALVKDGQTYNPRLSFNQDFGWNAYADIMINSWKKVLGITVAPAGAPGATLYDQQKTGEFDLTIATTGGAGVYGVYSFLDSRYVEPIGTSAATNIGRWSDPETDEILTGMTEASDEETMKALALDMQKIVVDEVPFTPLYNSYWFVDVNASNWTGWPTPEDFTAVPFPSLGPDTVLTLLALEPAS, encoded by the coding sequence ATGTCCAGAACGTCACGCACCGTCGCCGCGGTCGCGGCCCTCGCGCTCGTCGCGAGCGTGAGCGCCTGCTCGTCGAGCGGCACGACCACGAGCGCCCGCACCGATACGATCGTCTACGGCAAGTCAGACGGCGGCACGACCTACGTGCGCAACTACAACGTGCTCGGGCCGGCCACGGAGAAGGCCCCGAACGCCGAGCTCATCTACGAGCCCCTCGCTCGCGTCGACTACAGCGACGGAGCACTCGTGAAGCCGTGGCTCGCGGAGTCCCTCGACTTCGACGACGCCGGCACGACGCTCACGATCAGCCTGCGCGACGACGTGACGTTCTCCGACGGCGACGCCTTCGACGCCGACGACGCGGCCTACTCCCTCTCCCTCCCCCTCGAGAAGCCCGAGCTGAACCTCGCGGGAGTCACCTACACGTCGGTCGAGAAGGTCGACGATCTCACGGTGGCCGTGGGCTTCGACTCCCCCTCCTTCGCCGCGCTCAACCAGTTCGCCTCGAGCTCCCTGCCGATGGTGCCCGAGCACATCTGGGCGGAACAGGACCTCACGACGTGGACGAACCCCGACCCGATCGGCACCGGCCCGTTCACCCTCGACGCGTTCGCGGCCCAGCAGGTCACGCTCAAGGCGCGCGACGACTACTGGGGCGGCGAGATGCCGATGACCTACTTCAAGATCCTCGCGACCAACGGCGAGACGGTGAAGGCTCAGCTGCTCCGCGGCGACGTGGACTGGGCGCCCGCCGGCTGGCCGGGTGCCGAGGAGGAGTTCGTGGCCAAGAACCCGGAGACGAACCTCTACCAGCTCTACGCCACGGGCGGCGCGTACTCGATGATGTACAACACCGCGCAGGCGCCGTTCGACGACGCAGACCTTCGCAAGGCCCTCGCCCTCTCGATCCCGCGCTCCGACATCACCGCCACACTCAACCGCCCCGGTACCGAGGCGGGCCCGACGGGCCTCGTCGACCAGATCTACGAGGACTGGATCGACCCCGAGTACCGCGGCGTCGTGCAGGACGTGGACGAGGACGCCGCGAAGGCGGCGCTCGATGCGAGCGGCTACGAGGTGGTCGACGGTGCTCTCGTGAAGGACGGTCAGACCTACAACCCGCGCCTGTCGTTCAACCAGGACTTCGGCTGGAACGCCTACGCGGACATCATGATCAACAGCTGGAAGAAGGTGCTCGGCATCACCGTCGCACCGGCTGGAGCCCCCGGTGCCACGCTCTACGACCAGCAGAAGACGGGCGAGTTCGACCTCACGATCGCCACGACCGGTGGAGCGGGCGTCTACGGCGTCTACAGCTTCCTCGACAGCCGCTACGTCGAGCCGATCGGCACCTCGGCCGCCACCAACATCGGCCGCTGGAGCGACCCGGAGACGGATGAGATCCTCACGGGCATGACGGAGGCCTCCGACGAGGAGACCATGAAGGCTCTCGCCCTCGACATGCAGAAGATCGTCGTGGACGAGGTGCCGTTCACCCCGCTCTACAACTCCTACTGGTTCGTGGACGTGAACGCGTCGAACTGGACCGGCTGGCCGACGCCCGAGGACTTCACGGCCGTACCGTTCCCGAGCCTCGGCCCGGACACCGTCCTGACGCTGCTCGCGCTCGAGCCCGCATCATGA